A single region of the Dryobates pubescens isolate bDryPub1 chromosome 40, bDryPub1.pri, whole genome shotgun sequence genome encodes:
- the FIGNL2 gene encoding fidgetin-like protein 2, which produces MHWSPEHAQSLNQWPEQHLDVSSTTSSPAHKSDLYPSTRQRFNYAWANDDISALTASNLLKRYAEKYSGVLEAPYERPVLSGYGDGAFAAVNGQKGDGEPWPVPHGSDGAYPLTPIHDGLPGAKGVVPPPVPPSGGAIGLGGSPVVSANLSDPMYPGSSCGGAAASSGGLGASQEYPSGYSGTYLPSSYCTQPAAALPPPHPPALHGSGLLQPPHPSPALVPGYGSSGPMYNYSASSYPPQPGYGTIHPPHPSASYLPSGIAAPTPIPAPPPPARPPGVPSYGYQSAGLAPLAVPPLGTEAAGTLKRKAFDISGSEDEGEGRYRKYSYEQPKSPYPLPDNGECRGNGFGGSAESPQVAFKAGKRPAGAGTTEEHGSKYGGQAMKSVVSPPYSAGDAPLRPAEPFEKFSPPLANGERAAEPGPPFPLRLPLKTPLFGGPPVEEQPKNVDPLVLELVNTKIVERGPPVQWADIAGQVSVKATLEEEVVWPILRPGAYSGTSRPPRTVLLFGPRGTGKTLLSRCISSQLGSTLLKLSGTTLLSTWKAEAEKILQTVFFVASCRQPSVVLLTEAEALLAARAAEDGGQVSNLKSQLLSYLDNVATSSEQNVVIIGTTSRPGSMDEASHRRFAKRFYIPPPDSLARRQILHQALAQQSSCLSEREMSSLVQHTESFSGSELVQLCQQAGAATLHALPTSYQDFEKAFCKVRPAASPEELDLFLEWDKMYGTRH; this is translated from the coding sequence ATGCACTGGTCACCAGAGCATGCCCAGTCCCTAAACCAGTGGCCAGAGCAGCACCTCGAtgtctcctccaccacctcctcaccaGCCCACAAGTCCGACCTCTACCCCAGCACCCGGCAGCGCTTCAACTACGCCTGGGCCAACGACGACATCTCGGCCCTGACGGCTTCCAACCTGCTCAAGAGGTACGCCGAGAAGTACTCAGGGGTGCTGGAGGCGCCCTACGAGCGCCCGGTGCTGAGCGGCTACGGGGACGGAGCCTTCGCGGCAGTTAACGGCCAGAAGGGGGACGGCGAGCCCTGGCCGGTGCCGCACGGCTCGGACGGTGCCTACCCCCTTACCCCCATCCACGATGGCCTGCCCGGTGCCAAGGGGGTGGTGCCGCCCCCCGTCCCCCCCAGCGGCGGAGCCATCGGGCTGGGCGGCTCGCCCGTGGTGTCTGCCAACCTCAGCGACCCCATGTACCCCGGCAGCTCCTGCGGAGGAGCCGCCGCCAGCTCCGGTGGGCTGGGGGCATCTCAGGAGTACCCCTCAGGCTATAGTGGCACCTATCTGCCCTCCAGCTACTGCACCCAGCCGGCCGCGGCGCTGCCCCCCCcgcacccccctgccctccacGGCTCAGGGCTCCTGCAACCCCCGCACCCCTCGCCCGCCCTAGTGCCAGGCTACGGCTCCTCCGGCCCCATGTACAACTACAGCGCCAGCAGCTACCCGCCGCAGCCAGGCTATGGCACCatccaccctccccacccctccgcTTCCTACCTGCCCTCCGGCATCGCGGCGCCCACCCCCatcccggccccgccgccccccgctcGCCCACCCGGGGTCCCCAGTTACGGCTACCAGAGTGCCGGCTTGGCCCCCTTGGCCGTGCCCCCCCTTGGCACCGAGGCAGCGGGCACCCTGAAGAGGAAGGCTTTCGACATCTCGGGCAGCGAGGACGAAGGGGAGGGTCGCTATCGGAAGTACAGCTACGAGCAGCCAAAGTCTCCCTACCCCCTGCCGGACAACGGCGAGTGCCGGGGCAACGGCTTCGGTGGCAGCGCCGAGTCCCCCCAGGTGGCCTTCAAGGCCGGGAAGCGGCCGGCCGGGGCCGGGACCACCGAGGAGCACGGCAGCAAGTACGGTGGGCAGGCGATGAAGAGCGTAGTGTCGCCTCCCTACAGCGCCGGGGACGCTCCGCTGCGGCCCGCGGAGCCCTTCGAGAAGTTCAGCCCCCCGCTGGCCAACGGGGAGCGGGCAGCCGAGCCGGGACCCCCCTTCCCGCTGCGGCTGCCCCTCAAAACGCCGCTCTTCGGCGGCCCGCCGGTGGAGGAGCAACCCAAGAACGTCGACCCTCTGGTCCTGGAGCTGGTGAACACCAAGATCGTGGAGCGGGGGCCGCCGGTGCAGTGGGCAGACATCGCCGGGCAGGTGTCGGTGAAGGCCaccctggaggaggaggtggtgtggCCGATCCTGCGCCCCGGTGCCTACAGCGGGACGAGCCGCCCGCCCCGCACCGTCCTCCTCTTCGGCCCCCGCGGCACCGGGAAGACCCTGCTGAGCCGCTGCatctcctcccagctgggctccaCCTTGCTGAAGCTCAGCGGCACGACCCTGCTCTCCACCTGGAAGGCCGAAGCCGAGAAGATCCTGCAGACTGTCTTCTTCGTGGCCAGCTGCCGGCAGCCCTCCGTGGTGCTCCTCACCGAGGCCGAGGCTCTGCTGGCGGCTCGGGCCGCTGAGGACGGCGGCCAGGTGAGCAACCTCAAGTCGCAGCTCCTCTCCTACCTGGACAACGTGGCTACCTCATCCGAGCAGAACGTGGTCATCATCGGGACCACCTCCCGGCCCGGCAGCATGGACGAAGCCTCTCACCGGCGCTTCGCCAAGCGCTTCTACATCCCCCCCCCGGACAGCCTGGCGAGGCGGCAGATCCtgcaccaagccctggcccagcagagctcctgcctgagCGAGCGGGAGATGtcctccctggtgcagcacaCCGAGAGCTTCTCGGGCAGCGAGctggtgcagctgtgccagcaggccGGGGCCGCCACCCTGCACGCTCTGCCCACCTCCTACCAGGACTTCGAGAAGGCTTTCTGCAAGGTGCGCCCGGCCGCCTCCCCCGAGGAGCTGGACCTGTTCCTGGAGTGGGACAAGATGTACGGCACCAGGCACTGA